Proteins co-encoded in one Armatimonadota bacterium genomic window:
- a CDS encoding ATP-binding protein, producing the protein MRKSQGLVRSLNPMRRHSCQCEGIRIPRLKRVSAIFMQNNQVEVRFKADMKYLVLVRLITQEVAEKLKLSNNSVYDLKLAVGEACANAIEHGSPLGSENDVTVTFSRTEKELRIEIADQGAGSWIESKVGCGSDRGFGIPIMRALMDQVDFVVGPDGTKVILTKRL; encoded by the coding sequence ATGAGAAAAAGCCAGGGTTTAGTGAGAAGTCTTAACCCTATGCGAAGGCATTCGTGCCAATGCGAGGGAATTAGAATTCCTCGGCTCAAGAGAGTCTCTGCGATTTTCATGCAAAATAATCAGGTAGAGGTGCGCTTCAAAGCGGATATGAAATACCTGGTTCTAGTGCGCTTGATTACCCAAGAAGTAGCTGAGAAGTTAAAGCTGAGTAACAATTCCGTTTATGATCTAAAGCTTGCCGTTGGAGAAGCATGTGCTAATGCAATTGAACACGGCTCGCCTCTGGGTAGCGAAAACGATGTAACTGTAACATTTTCACGGACCGAAAAGGAGCTTAGAATCGAAATTGCAGACCAGGGTGCAGGAAGTTGGATAGAATCTAAGGTTGGATGTGGCAGTGATAGAGGATTTGGCATCCCCATAATGCGGGCACTCATGGACCAGGTGGATTTTGTGGTCGGTCCCGATGGAACCAAGGTGATTCTCACCAAACGGCTTTAG
- a CDS encoding TGS domain-containing protein produces the protein MPANLTPQYKEAEERYRQAKTFEEKLAALEEMLAVIPKHKGTEHMQGDIKRRIAKLKEQEEQRIAKGKRSSSLYNVEKEGGGQVVLVGPANSGKSKLLSRVTNAQPEIGEYPYTTQKPLPGMMEYEDIQFQIVDMPPITEEFTEPWMAAIARNADGILFVLDVSNGSVLEEIESTLRILEKFRVRLYGWDRPIPKDELGIVVPKKTILVANKMDCPESAENLEVIRELYGDRFPIIPVSSETGQGLEDLKQQVFRMLDVVRIYTKVPGKPADMDTPYVVPRGTTVIELATMIHKDFAEKLRYARIWGASKFEGQMVSRDHVLEDRDIIELHV, from the coding sequence ATGCCTGCAAATCTAACCCCACAATATAAGGAAGCTGAAGAACGATACCGCCAGGCGAAAACTTTTGAGGAGAAGCTTGCTGCACTGGAAGAAATGCTTGCGGTCATTCCCAAGCACAAGGGAACCGAGCACATGCAGGGCGATATCAAACGCCGAATTGCTAAGCTAAAGGAGCAGGAAGAGCAGAGGATTGCCAAAGGCAAGCGGTCTTCTAGCTTGTATAACGTCGAGAAGGAGGGCGGCGGACAGGTAGTTCTGGTTGGTCCCGCAAATTCAGGCAAATCAAAACTGCTATCGCGCGTTACGAATGCTCAACCTGAGATTGGAGAGTATCCGTACACAACCCAAAAGCCATTGCCGGGCATGATGGAGTATGAGGATATACAATTCCAAATTGTAGATATGCCGCCAATCACAGAAGAGTTTACGGAACCTTGGATGGCAGCAATCGCAAGAAACGCTGATGGAATCTTGTTTGTTCTTGATGTGAGCAATGGTTCGGTGCTCGAAGAAATCGAAAGCACTCTTCGCATACTAGAAAAGTTCCGTGTGCGACTTTATGGGTGGGATAGGCCAATACCCAAGGACGAACTGGGCATTGTTGTTCCAAAGAAGACGATTCTTGTAGCAAACAAAATGGATTGCCCAGAAAGCGCCGAAAACTTGGAGGTAATCCGCGAACTTTATGGAGACCGATTTCCTATTATCCCAGTATCTTCCGAGACGGGCCAAGGGCTGGAGGATCTCAAGCAGCAAGTTTTCCGCATGCTTGATGTTGTCCGCATTTATACGAAAGTACCAGGAAAGCCAGCCGATATGGATACCCCATATGTCGTCCCGCGCGGCACGACTGTAATCGAGCTAGCTACAATGATCCACAAAGATTTTGCTGAGAAGCTGAGGTATGCTCGAATTTGGGGCGCCTCAAAGTTCGAAGGCCAAATGGTCAGCCGGGATCATGTGCTTGAAGATCGCGACATAATCGAACTCCACGTATAA
- a CDS encoding aldo/keto reductase has translation MELRELGRTGKKLTLLSLGCMRLPDDDEEGAKVVSRAVDLGINYFETSEWYCSNRSEIKVGMGIKGRRDKVYISTKCKVKPETTQDDVKRAFEGSLQRLEVDYVDFYQVWDFRWPEYDAVFKKGGALDALEKLRDEGLIGHIGMTSHESNEHVIECLNTGCIESITLAYHMLNREKEPVIQYAYEHGIGVVIMTPLAGGMLATPSDVLSSLAGGKRTSTAAVALTFVMSNPYVTTVPSGMTSVKEVEENVRTAEEFVPLTVEERDVLIKTLDEYKALGERFCTGCNYCMPCPNEVRIPGLFRIRNYYKVFGLKEWAVRSYARMKERHPINCTECGECEKKCPNNIPIIQQIKEVQELFEGGES, from the coding sequence TTGGAGCTTCGAGAGCTTGGACGGACTGGAAAGAAACTCACGCTTTTGAGTCTTGGTTGCATGCGCCTTCCGGATGATGATGAAGAAGGCGCAAAAGTTGTCAGTCGGGCGGTTGACCTTGGTATTAATTACTTTGAGACCTCGGAATGGTATTGCTCCAACCGAAGCGAAATAAAAGTTGGTATGGGCATAAAGGGTCGCAGAGATAAAGTATATATCTCTACAAAGTGCAAAGTTAAACCCGAAACTACTCAAGATGATGTCAAAAGGGCTTTTGAGGGCTCGCTTCAGAGGCTGGAAGTTGATTATGTGGATTTTTATCAGGTGTGGGATTTTAGATGGCCCGAGTACGATGCGGTTTTCAAGAAAGGCGGAGCGCTCGACGCATTAGAGAAGCTTCGTGACGAAGGTCTTATTGGCCACATTGGTATGACAAGTCATGAGTCAAATGAACATGTTATCGAGTGTCTCAATACAGGCTGCATTGAAAGCATCACTCTCGCCTACCATATGCTGAATCGCGAAAAGGAGCCTGTTATTCAGTATGCTTACGAGCATGGCATCGGAGTTGTCATCATGACGCCGCTAGCCGGCGGAATGCTTGCTACTCCATCGGACGTTTTGTCTAGCTTGGCTGGCGGGAAACGAACGTCCACAGCGGCAGTAGCTCTTACTTTTGTTATGTCGAATCCTTATGTGACCACAGTGCCTTCGGGCATGACTTCGGTTAAAGAGGTTGAGGAGAACGTTCGAACTGCTGAGGAATTCGTGCCGCTCACAGTCGAAGAAAGAGATGTACTCATCAAGACACTTGATGAATATAAAGCCCTTGGTGAGAGGTTCTGTACGGGATGCAATTATTGCATGCCATGCCCAAATGAGGTTCGTATTCCAGGTCTATTCCGCATCCGCAATTACTACAAAGTTTTCGGCCTTAAAGAATGGGCTGTGCGCTCGTATGCACGAATGAAAGAACGCCATCCGATAAATTGTACAGAATGCGGTGAATGCGAGAAGAAGTGCCCCAATAACATCCCAATAATTCAGCAGATAAAGGAAGTCCAAGAGCTGTTCGAAGGAGGCGAGAGTTGA
- a CDS encoding bifunctional folylpolyglutamate synthase/dihydrofolate synthase → MNDIFSYEEAVEYIHSLGESVIKLGLERFRALCESLGNPQNKLRIIHIAGTNGKGSTAAMVSAILRANNYKVGAYYSPFVYDIRERFMLNGEMIPPVDFVRLVNTIRPHALALEKTPHGHPTEFEMKTAIALLYFAEQEVDFAVLEVGLGGRLDATNIVTPLVSVITNVGLDHMERLGNTISEIAFEKAGIIKEGIPVVTAAQDSEALKVIRQVCDERHTNLFHVQPTNYARCFKVEPQKDSSLRGPLCESSVQNSFSLDGILTRYENVEVGMKGEFQLVNAATALATIEVLIEHGFCVSEQAIREGLKKAYAPGRLEVLHEKPFVVVDGAHNLNAARELAQSLCRIPHNRLILVIGMVSGHSVEDVMSELAPLAHTIIATKSSNIRAAPAETIANIARQFCSNVEQITPIREAVRRALALSSSNDLVCVTGSFYTVGEAPRDIKSLVNKF, encoded by the coding sequence ATGAATGATATTTTTTCATATGAAGAGGCTGTTGAGTATATCCACAGCCTGGGTGAATCCGTGATTAAACTCGGCTTGGAGCGTTTCCGTGCTCTTTGTGAGAGTCTTGGCAACCCTCAGAACAAGCTGAGAATAATACATATTGCCGGAACAAACGGAAAGGGCTCTACTGCCGCAATGGTATCGGCAATTTTGCGGGCAAATAATTACAAGGTTGGAGCATATTATTCACCTTTTGTCTATGATATCCGGGAGCGTTTCATGCTTAATGGCGAAATGATTCCTCCTGTTGATTTCGTCAGACTGGTGAATACAATCCGGCCACATGCTTTGGCTTTAGAAAAGACACCGCATGGTCACCCTACTGAATTCGAAATGAAGACAGCTATTGCGCTCCTGTATTTTGCCGAGCAAGAGGTTGACTTCGCTGTTTTGGAAGTAGGACTTGGGGGCAGGCTTGACGCCACGAACATTGTAACTCCTCTTGTGAGTGTTATAACGAATGTCGGATTGGATCATATGGAAAGGTTGGGCAATACCATATCAGAGATAGCATTTGAGAAGGCAGGCATCATCAAGGAAGGTATCCCCGTGGTCACAGCTGCCCAGGATAGCGAAGCTCTGAAAGTCATCAGACAGGTGTGCGATGAGCGACATACTAATCTTTTTCATGTCCAGCCTACAAATTATGCTAGATGCTTTAAAGTAGAGCCTCAAAAGGACAGTTCACTTAGGGGGCCGCTTTGTGAGAGTAGCGTTCAGAACTCTTTTTCGCTTGACGGCATTCTGACGAGATATGAGAATGTTGAAGTTGGAATGAAGGGTGAATTTCAGCTGGTAAATGCTGCGACAGCACTTGCAACCATTGAAGTTTTGATAGAACATGGCTTTTGCGTCTCTGAGCAGGCAATCCGCGAGGGGTTAAAGAAAGCTTATGCACCCGGTCGACTTGAAGTGCTACATGAGAAGCCATTTGTAGTTGTGGACGGTGCGCACAATCTAAACGCTGCGCGGGAGCTAGCTCAATCGCTTTGTCGCATTCCCCATAATCGGCTGATACTTGTTATTGGGATGGTATCCGGCCATTCCGTTGAAGACGTAATGTCGGAACTTGCGCCACTTGCACACACGATTATAGCTACTAAGTCCTCAAATATTCGCGCGGCGCCCGCTGAAACAATTGCTAACATAGCTAGACAATTCTGCTCAAACGTGGAGCAAATCACGCCTATTCGGGAAGCTGTACGGCGTGCCCTTGCGCTCTCTTCTTCTAATGATTTGGTGTGTGTAACTGGTTCGTTCTATACAGTTGGCGAAGCTCCCAGAGATATCAAGAGCCTGGTTAATAAGTTTTGA
- a CDS encoding valine--tRNA ligase — translation MNRYDTLPKTYDPKVVEPKWYDFWMEKGYFAAGNAEDLLREDPGKEKMYSITIPPPNITGSLHMGHALCYTIHDVLGRWKRMQGFNVLILPGTDHAGIATQNVVEKQLAMEGLTRHDLGREKFLERVWQWREEYGGTIIRQFKRMGYAFDWDRLRFTMDEGYADAVLEEFIRWFNDGLIYRGVRVINWCPRCQTAISDIEVEYEEVAGHLWHIDYPLEDGSGVVTVATTRPETMLGDTAVAVHPEDDRYLGIIGKNAILPIMGRSIPIIADTHVDPNFGTGAVKVTPAHDPNDFEIGMRHNLQQVVVIGTDGSMTEEAGRFAGMDRYAAREAIVEELRSQGLLVREEEYVHSVGTCARCGTTIEPLLSEQWFVRMKQIAQPAIEVVRNGSVRFVPDRYASVYIDWMENIRDWCISRQLWWGHRIPIWKCLDCGEYTASKTEVSACSKCGSRSVEQDPDVLDTWFSSALWPFATMGWPKKTWELEYFYPTSVLITARDIIYLWVSRMIMTSLYFLNEIPFRDVYIYATVLNEEGRRMSKSLGTGIDPLDLVEKYGADALRFALIQQVGKVQDIRFSESRVAAIRNFCNKIWNIARFVMLSLDAESGELPEEPSPEVLRNEDKWILSRLQKTIETVNAGFANYDMDAAARVLYDFLWSEYADWYIELAKPRLQGEEKPIVQYVLWYVLETSMRLLHPIMPFVTEQIWQSIPHEGESIMKAAFPGADASLINEKAEWWMDLIMEITRSIRNLRAEIGVLPGKTVGCIVVSESSDARAAISSGIESIMTLAKVSKLEVASSRPSTEHVRFISAHLPEADIYIPLAGLVDIDREIARVTNELSEVERELARTTSKLTNEQFLARAPAHVIEKEQRIAQELADRRKKLQERLDMLTKGE, via the coding sequence ATGAACCGATACGACACATTGCCGAAAACTTATGACCCAAAAGTAGTCGAACCAAAGTGGTATGATTTTTGGATGGAGAAAGGATACTTTGCAGCTGGCAATGCCGAGGATCTTCTTAGAGAAGATCCTGGGAAGGAGAAAATGTACTCCATAACAATTCCACCGCCGAACATTACTGGCTCGCTTCATATGGGCCATGCACTCTGTTATACGATCCATGATGTCCTTGGGCGCTGGAAGCGAATGCAGGGTTTCAATGTCCTAATCCTTCCAGGTACTGACCATGCCGGCATTGCTACTCAGAATGTGGTTGAGAAGCAGTTGGCGATGGAGGGATTGACACGCCACGACCTAGGCCGGGAGAAATTCCTCGAGCGTGTTTGGCAGTGGCGTGAGGAATATGGCGGCACGATAATCCGCCAATTCAAGCGTATGGGATATGCTTTTGATTGGGATCGCCTTCGATTTACGATGGATGAAGGATACGCGGATGCTGTGTTGGAGGAGTTCATCCGTTGGTTTAACGATGGCTTGATATACAGGGGCGTTCGCGTTATCAATTGGTGTCCAAGATGCCAGACAGCGATATCGGATATTGAAGTTGAGTATGAAGAAGTCGCCGGCCACCTTTGGCACATTGACTACCCATTGGAAGATGGGTCAGGTGTCGTAACGGTAGCCACCACGCGCCCAGAAACTATGCTAGGCGATACTGCGGTGGCTGTGCACCCCGAAGACGACAGATATCTCGGCATTATAGGAAAAAATGCTATTCTACCAATAATGGGGCGCTCCATTCCGATTATTGCTGATACTCATGTAGACCCGAATTTCGGTACTGGGGCGGTCAAAGTCACGCCTGCACATGACCCAAACGACTTCGAGATAGGCATGCGCCACAACCTTCAGCAGGTGGTCGTAATTGGCACAGATGGAAGTATGACGGAAGAGGCAGGAAGGTTTGCAGGGATGGACCGGTATGCGGCGCGTGAGGCAATCGTCGAGGAGCTAAGGAGTCAGGGTCTACTTGTTCGTGAAGAGGAATATGTCCATTCAGTTGGAACTTGCGCCAGGTGTGGCACCACCATAGAGCCCCTACTTTCGGAGCAGTGGTTTGTCCGTATGAAGCAAATTGCTCAACCAGCCATTGAAGTAGTTCGCAACGGAAGCGTACGCTTCGTCCCCGACCGTTATGCGAGCGTATACATTGATTGGATGGAAAACATTCGGGATTGGTGTATCTCCCGCCAGCTGTGGTGGGGTCACCGGATACCAATTTGGAAATGCCTAGATTGTGGCGAGTATACAGCATCAAAAACAGAAGTCAGTGCTTGCTCAAAATGTGGCAGTAGGAGTGTTGAACAAGATCCAGACGTTCTCGACACCTGGTTTTCATCTGCCCTTTGGCCTTTCGCTACAATGGGTTGGCCCAAGAAGACATGGGAGCTTGAGTATTTCTATCCAACATCAGTTTTGATAACCGCTCGCGACATAATCTATCTTTGGGTTTCACGGATGATTATGACGAGCCTGTATTTCCTGAATGAGATACCATTTCGGGATGTGTATATCTATGCCACAGTTCTAAATGAAGAGGGTCGCAGGATGAGCAAGTCGCTTGGCACAGGAATCGACCCTCTTGACCTCGTCGAGAAATATGGCGCTGATGCACTCAGATTTGCTTTGATTCAGCAGGTTGGCAAAGTACAGGATATCCGCTTTTCTGAGTCGCGAGTTGCAGCAATCAGGAACTTTTGCAATAAAATTTGGAACATTGCTCGCTTTGTGATGTTGAGTCTCGACGCCGAATCTGGTGAACTTCCTGAGGAGCCTTCACCAGAGGTTTTGCGAAATGAGGATAAATGGATACTAAGCCGCCTTCAGAAAACCATTGAAACTGTCAATGCTGGCTTTGCCAACTATGATATGGATGCTGCCGCCCGAGTGCTTTATGATTTCTTATGGAGCGAGTATGCTGATTGGTATATAGAGCTTGCAAAACCTAGGCTTCAAGGTGAAGAAAAGCCAATTGTTCAATATGTTCTCTGGTATGTGCTTGAGACATCCATGCGTCTTCTTCATCCAATTATGCCGTTTGTTACAGAGCAGATTTGGCAGTCTATTCCTCACGAAGGTGAAAGCATTATGAAAGCTGCATTCCCCGGAGCGGATGCATCTTTAATCAATGAAAAGGCAGAGTGGTGGATGGACCTCATAATGGAAATTACTCGCTCAATTCGCAATCTTAGGGCGGAAATAGGCGTTTTACCTGGCAAAACGGTTGGGTGCATCGTTGTTTCCGAATCTTCTGATGCGAGGGCTGCAATCTCGTCAGGAATAGAAAGCATAATGACCTTGGCTAAGGTAAGCAAGCTCGAAGTTGCCTCTTCCAGACCCTCGACGGAGCATGTGCGCTTTATATCGGCGCATTTGCCCGAGGCGGATATATACATTCCGCTTGCCGGATTAGTGGATATAGATCGAGAGATTGCGCGAGTTACTAATGAACTCTCCGAAGTTGAACGCGAGCTTGCTAGAACCACATCAAAGCTGACTAATGAACAGTTCCTTGCTCGTGCGCCAGCACATGTAATTGAGAAAGAACAGCGAATTGCCCAAGAGCTTGCCGACCGACGTAAAAAGCTTCAAGAGCGGCTCGACATGCTGACGAAAGGAGAGTAG
- a CDS encoding MFS transporter → MGFGLRFRLSLMMFLEYAIWGAWAPVLWPYLVSAPPNGLGLTPQQAALLFGLLPLACILAPFTGGQVADRWVPTQWFLAFAQLIGGVFLLIAAKTHGFGNIMLVFGLYCLLFAPTLALTNSLAFHHLKDEKAFGEIRVWGTIGWIVAGLVLTLWRKTGTPPGMADCLLLAGISSIIMGLFCLTLPHTPPTKDEAADPLAFRKAFVLLKDTNFLIFILIAFVVTTELQFYYLPTADFLNRALRIDTSDIPATMSVAQAAEIIAMAFLLPVALRIWGVRRTLALGVIAWPLRYIVFSAAPYGPVEVMRPLVIASLTLHGFGYAFFFAASQIFVDMVATKDIRASAQSLYALVTLGIGTWLGMQFTGYILKVFPTTVDQHMWTKVFLVPCALTVACALAFLLFFKDPEKEAVVVKS, encoded by the coding sequence ATGGGATTTGGTTTACGCTTCCGTCTTAGTTTAATGATGTTCTTAGAATATGCAATTTGGGGAGCCTGGGCTCCTGTTCTTTGGCCCTATCTTGTAAGTGCTCCACCAAATGGATTGGGGCTTACTCCGCAACAGGCCGCCTTACTTTTCGGGCTACTACCACTAGCATGCATCTTGGCTCCATTCACGGGCGGGCAAGTTGCAGACAGATGGGTACCGACCCAGTGGTTTCTGGCATTTGCTCAGCTGATTGGTGGGGTGTTTCTCCTGATTGCTGCCAAAACCCATGGGTTTGGAAACATAATGCTTGTGTTCGGTCTTTATTGTCTGCTTTTTGCACCGACACTTGCTCTAACAAACTCGCTAGCATTTCATCATCTGAAAGACGAGAAAGCCTTTGGTGAAATAAGAGTATGGGGAACTATTGGCTGGATTGTAGCAGGCCTGGTGCTAACTCTTTGGCGAAAAACCGGCACACCGCCTGGCATGGCAGACTGCCTTCTGCTCGCAGGCATATCAAGCATTATTATGGGTTTATTCTGTCTAACGCTACCCCACACTCCGCCCACTAAGGACGAAGCAGCCGACCCACTTGCGTTCCGAAAAGCATTTGTTCTATTAAAAGATACAAACTTTCTTATCTTTATCCTAATTGCGTTTGTAGTAACCACAGAACTGCAATTTTATTATCTGCCGACTGCGGACTTCCTTAACCGAGCGCTTAGAATAGACACTTCTGATATACCAGCCACTATGTCAGTAGCTCAGGCTGCTGAAATCATCGCTATGGCATTTCTCCTGCCTGTTGCACTGCGAATTTGGGGTGTCCGAAGGACTCTTGCACTTGGTGTGATTGCTTGGCCGCTACGCTACATAGTTTTCTCTGCTGCTCCCTATGGTCCAGTTGAGGTAATGCGGCCGCTCGTAATAGCATCCCTTACTCTTCACGGCTTTGGCTATGCATTCTTCTTTGCCGCAAGCCAGATATTTGTGGATATGGTTGCAACCAAAGACATCAGGGCATCGGCACAAAGCCTTTACGCGCTAGTAACTCTCGGAATCGGCACGTGGCTGGGGATGCAGTTCACAGGATACATTCTCAAGGTATTTCCGACCACAGTCGACCAGCACATGTGGACAAAGGTCTTCCTAGTGCCCTGCGCGCTAACCGTTGCTTGTGCACTGGCATTCTTGCTTTTCTTCAAGGATCCTGAAAAGGAAGCTGTGGTTGTAAAATCCTAG
- a CDS encoding DUF1638 domain-containing protein has translation MRLCAISCEVFARECARATAYSPHVVDLILLPFGLHNEPDELRRRIQKEIDIASDGRFEYIVLAYGLCSRGTADLEARSTPIVVPRAHDCITLLLGSRERYKEEFQQHPGTYYHSPGWVERKEGEIRQGVVDSIQERLEEERFKEYVQKYGEDNAQFLIEQERLWLVNYNRAAFINTGLGNIESYREFTKRLAENRGWSYEEIPGDTRLIDRLLFGDWDETEFLIVRPGCRTIEQVNNEIISAV, from the coding sequence TTGAGGCTTTGTGCAATTTCCTGCGAGGTTTTTGCCCGTGAATGCGCTCGGGCGACCGCTTATTCGCCGCACGTCGTAGATTTAATTCTTCTACCGTTCGGTCTCCACAATGAGCCCGATGAGCTTCGGCGTCGGATTCAGAAAGAGATTGATATTGCTTCCGACGGCAGATTCGAATATATCGTTTTAGCATACGGGTTGTGCAGCAGGGGTACTGCTGACCTCGAGGCTAGGAGCACGCCAATCGTCGTTCCGCGCGCTCACGATTGTATTACTCTTCTTCTCGGCTCAAGAGAGCGATATAAAGAGGAGTTTCAACAGCATCCTGGGACTTATTACCACAGTCCAGGATGGGTTGAGCGCAAAGAAGGAGAGATTAGGCAAGGTGTGGTGGACTCGATACAGGAGCGTCTTGAAGAGGAGCGTTTTAAGGAGTATGTTCAGAAATACGGCGAGGATAACGCGCAGTTCCTAATTGAGCAAGAGCGCCTTTGGCTCGTAAACTACAATAGGGCAGCTTTTATTAATACGGGGCTGGGCAATATTGAAAGCTACCGCGAATTTACAAAGCGATTGGCCGAAAATAGGGGATGGTCATATGAAGAAATCCCGGGCGACACGCGACTAATAGATAGGCTTCTTTTTGGCGATTGGGATGAAACAGAATTCCTCATCGTTAGGCCCGGATGCCGAACCATCGAGCAGGTAAACAATGAGATCATTTCAGCGGTTTGA